ATTGGAATAAGTTTTAGTTTAGGGAAATTGATAGAACTTAGTTATATGCAATCAAAAAATAATCTTTTTAGTGGATTTTTAATTTTTTTAGGACTTTCAAGTTGTTTTGCCACTAAAGGACTTATTTCAAGTGTAAAAGAGATTGCAGAGCTAATAGAACGCAAAGAAATTAATGACAAAAATGAAAACGCAATCAAAGAGAAAGTCCAAAGAATAGTAAGTAGGGATGTAAGGTCATCTTCGATGGAACATCTTATGAGATCAAGTACAGAAAGTCTTGCAGAAAATTCAGTTGATGGAATATTTGGGCCATTATTTTGGATATTTATTGGAATCGTTTTAATGAAGTTTTCAATTTTTCTACCAGGTCCTTTGTCACTTGGTTTTTCTTATAAAGCCATAAGCACATTAGATTCAATGATTGGTTATAAATATGATTACTTTAGATATTTGGGTTTTTTCAGCGCAAAAATCGAAGATTATTTCACTTTTATTCCCTCAAGATTAGTTTTACTGACATTACCTTTAGTTAGTTCCAAAGTAAATAATTATTTATCAATCATAAAAAATAGTTATCTAGATGGCAAAAAGTATGCTTCCCCTAATTCAGGGATTTCAGAAGCTATATTTGCATATATCTCCGGTATTAAATTAGGCGGAAAAAGTAAATATCAAAATGAAATTATTGAAAAGCCAATCATCAATTCAAATGGAGATTTTTGTAATAGAGAGAAAATCAAGTTAATATGTCAATTAATTTTGAGATTACAATTTTTATGGATAATAATTTTTATCTTAATTTTTTTTATAATTTTTAATCCAAATTAATAATAAATTAGTTTTAAAATTATTAAAATAAACAAAAAGTCTCAATGCAAGAACAAAACTCTTCAATGGAAAATAAAAATAATGATTTAACAAATAGATCATTAACTAACAATAAATACTCGAAGTGGGTAGATAATCAGGGAGATGAAGTAAAGAATGTTTTTGGATTTAATAATAGTGCTGAGCTTGTAAATGGTAGAGCAGCAATGATCGGATTCTTAATGTTAGTATTAACCGAGTTAGTTTTTAAAGGTAAACCTGTGACGTCTTCAATTTTTGGTATTAATTAAAAATGGGGGGGAAAAAATCTAATCCAATAAAAGTATTCTTATACATATCCGTATGGGTAATAATTTGGGGAACTTTTGGTTCTCTTATTGATTATCCTCTTTATAAGAATAAAATTTATTTAGAGGGTAGTATTTATCAATATCTTACTTTCGCAATTACAGCTATAATTTCCATCATATTTGCAAAATTTATTTATAAAAAAATTGAGTTATAAAAACTTGTATCTAAATTTTCTAATAATTTTAGCTGGTTCATTGTTGTCATTTGACTCATAAAGTATCCATTGATGTGTCTCAGTATCATGATCACATCCATAATTACCAGATAAATTATCGTAACTTGAGAGGTATGAATGACAATATTGGTCTGCCTCAAAAGCAGAATCATAACCTGTTAAAAAATATATCAAGAATAAAACAAGTACTAACAAAAAAAATACTGAAAAAATTAAATTAAATACCTTCATAACAAATTCTAAAATTTAAATATATCATCTAAAAAAATTTTCCGATCTAAAATACACTTAACGTCCAATATTAAAAATAAAGTCATGGAATTCTTGATTATTTAGATATAAGATGACTAAAAGTATTAAGATTATATTCAAGCCAAGAACTAGTGATCCAATAATATTTATTTGTTTTTTACCTGGTAAGGTGTATGTAATCTCCTTGTCTTTAAGAAAAGAAGCTAGGCCTTTTTTTTCTTTTTTTGAATATTTTTTTTCAACATCAGTTTTAACTTCATCTTCAGAAAAACCTTTTACCATTTAAATTTCAATAACAAATTAATAATATTCGAAAAAAAGAAATTATTTTAATAATTAACAATTTTTAATTACATATTTAATCATAAATGATTCTTTCTCATTAAGGTATTTCTTTAAAAAATAAGCTTTAATAACTTCCGACTGCAAACCCAATAAACTAGATTGACATTTGAATTTATCTTGATCAAATGCTACTAATTGAAGTTGTTCTATTTTAGAAACTAATCCTCTACATACTTGATTTTGAGGATCTTTAATACATTTACTAGATTGATTTATAATTATGGGCTTTATTGGTATTGTTTCTGCCATAAGGAAATTAGATAAAAATAAAAATTTCAGGAATAATATAGTTAATAATTTCATTACTTCTCAAGATATAAAAATTAAGATGACCTTGAAAATTTGGGGAATTGAATTAATAGCATTTTATTGAAATTGAAAAAAAAAGATGCCCTACAAGAGCACCTTAGTCTAAAAGGAAGAATTAGATAAACAAATTATCCTTGAACTCTGTCCTTAAATAGTTTACCCGCTGAGAATGTAGGAACTCTTTTAGCAGGTATTGCTATTTTTTCGCCTGTCTTAGGATTTAATCCCTGTCTTGCAGAACGATCTCTTGGCTCAAAAGAACCAAACCCTAGTATGGAGACTTTTTTGCCATCCACTACTGAATCAACAATAGTTTCAATAGTTGCATCAACTATTGAGGAAACATCAGTTTTTGTGGCTCCTGTTTGAGCCGACACAACGTTTACTAAATCAGCTTTGTTCATTGAATTTTTTATAAAGCAGAGATTAAATAGACGAAGAGTTTTAAATCAAGTCTAAAAACCTCGAACTTGCACATCATATGGGGCAAATACAAATCCGGCAACCGAAAATGCCGGTGGCGCAAAGCTTTATACAAATCTCAGGGACATTTTTAGCTATATAATTTAAGTTTGTTGCCTAAAATTTTTCTTATATAAAAAATTAGCTCAGTATTTAGAAAACATCTAAACCAATTGGTAATACTGGATTTAGCCATAAAAAATTCAACTGAATCTATCAAAGAAAAAAATTTCTAAAGGTTAGGAAATTAAGAATTTGAACTATTTATTATATTTTATTAATTTTCAGATATATTTCCTTCTCATCACATGAGGCAGCATAATTTTTATTTTGAAATCAAGAAAAATCTTGTTTTCTCATAATAAAAGTCTCTTTCAAAATCGTTTTCTTCACTGAGCAGATGGAGGGGTGAATTGTAATAGGTTAAAAAATTAATATTCTCTAAGATTTAATTAAGTTGATTAGTGAAACCATAAATTTGAGTTTTTTTTTAAATTTTGCATCTATTATTCAAATATTAATAATTTGAATAAATTATCTCATTATTTAACTAACCAATTATAAGGAGACAGTGACTCATATCAATAAAGGTAACCCATTTCCTTTAGGAAGTTCTCTAACTGGACAAGGAGTAAATTTTTCTCTGATAGCCACAAATGCAGAATATGTAGAAATCTTATTATTTGAAAAAGAGGACTCTGTTATACCAAAAAACATACTGAAACTAGATCAAAATCATAATACAGGTCCTTACTGGCATGCTGAAATAAGAAATCTAAATGAAGGCTGTATTTATGCTTTTAGAGTAAAACAAAAAAGTAATGGGATTAATAATAATTACGAAAAGAAAGTTTTAATTGATCCATGTTCAAGGGGTATTACTGGTTGGGGAAGTTATAAAAGAGAAAATGCATTAAAAACGCATGAAAATACCAATTCTTGCCTTAAAAGCGTTGTTTGCGATAGAAAATTATTTAATTTTAAAGATTATCCAAGACCGAAACATTCTTGGGAAGAAACAATTATTTATGAACTCCATATCAAAGCCTTCACAGAATCAACAGATAAAGATGAGAGTTGTTTAAAGAAATTCTTAAAAAAAATTCCGTATCTTAAAGAATTGGGGATTACAACAATTGAATTACTTCCGATTTTTTGTTTCGATCCAACTGATGCACCAAATGGTTTAGAAAATTTCTGGGGTTATAGCCCAATCAATTGGTTTACTCCGCATTTTGAATATCTCTCAAATGAATCTGCAGTGAAGAATAGAGATGAATTTAGAAGATTAGTAGAGGAGTGTCATAAAGCAAACATTGAAGTCATCTTAGATGTCGTATATAATCATACTTCTGAAGGAGATTCTCATGGCCCTGCAATATCTTGGAAAGGTATAGATGAAAATCTTTATTATTTTATTGGAAAAGATAAAAATTATCAGGATGTTTCTGGCTGTGGGAATACTATTGCAGCAAACAGAGGGTTAGTTAGAAAACTAATAATTGAATCATTGAAATGTTGGGCAAGTGAATTAGGAGTTGATGGTTTTAGATTTGATTTAGGAATTGCCTTATCAAGAGGAGAAAATCTATCACCACTCGAAAATCCTCCCATTTTTGAAGATATAGAATGTGAGCCAGAACTAATTGGTATCAAGTTTATCAGTGAACCATGGGATTGTGGTGGTTTATATAAAATAGGTGATTTCCCATCGAAGAATACCTTTACTTGGAATGGTCATTTTAGGGATGACTTGCGGAGATTTTGGAAGGGAGATAAAGATACAGCTTGGAATATGAGCGATAAAATAAAAGGTAGTCCATCTATTTATAAAGAAGATAATATTTTTCCGAAATCAATAAATTTTATTACTTCACATGACGGATTCACCCTAAAAGACTTAGTAACATTTAATAGGAAACATAATTTTTCAAACAAAGAACAAAATAGAGATGGTGATAACCATAACAATTCTTGGAATCATGGGATAGAGGGGCCAACTACAAACTTATCAATCAATAATTTAAGAAAAAGACAACAAAAAAATCTTCTTCTTAGTTTACTTATTTCTAGAGGTGTTCCAATGTTACTTATGGGAGATGAAATAGGAAGGTCGCAAGGAGGTAACAATAATTCTTGGTGCCAAAATAATTTGTTGGGTTGGATGAATTGGGATAATAGTCAACAAGATATGGAATTATTAGACTATTTTAAATACGTTATAAAAATCCGAAAAAAACTTATAAATATTTTTAATCCAGCATTGTTACCTAATAATCATAAACATGAAAATATTCCAAGATATCATTGGCATGGGACAAAGTTAGATAACCCAGATTGGAGTAGTTGGTCTCACACAGTTGCCTTTAGCATAAACAAAGGCAAAAGTAATCCTCTGGTCTGGATAGGCTTAAATGCATATTCAAAAAGTATCAATTTCCCCTTACCAAAATGTAATTATAAGTGGTTAAAAATTATTGATACTAGTATGAATGAGATTTCTGAACCCTTAACTGTTAATGAGGAATCTGTTTTAATTAATAGTAGAAGCTCCCTACTAATTATTTCAGAAGAAGTCTTTGGATCAAAAAATTTTATATTCTAAAAGCGGGCGGCGGGAATCGAACCCGCATCTTCAGCTTGGAAGGCTGAGGTTTTACCACTAAACCACGCCCGCAAATAGTAATAGAATTACCATTGCAATAATACAATATCAAACAATCACCAAAGTAAAAAGATTGGAAAATTCACACTCGAAAGAAAATATCACCAGAGCAACAACAAGATTAATGTTCTCCTATGGTCTTGGAGACGCAGGCACGGGGTTAGTAGCAACTCAATTTGGTTTTTTTCTGTTCAAATTCTTTATTTCGGCTGGTTTACCTGTAATAATTGCTGGATCATTATTAATGTTAATTAAGATATGGGATGCAATAAATGATCCTTTAATTGGGTGGTTAAGTGATCGGACCCAATCAAGATGGGGGCCAAGAATCCCTTGGATGGTAATAGCATCAGTTCCTCTTGGTTTTTCTTTAAGCGCAATATGGTGGACACCAACAGGTTCAGTACTAAACAAGACTATCTACTATGCCATAATTTCCATAATTGTAATGACTGCTTATACAAGTATCAATCTTCCTTTTGCGGCTCTATCAACTGAAATTTCCGAAAAAACAGCAATAAGAACAAGGTTAAACGCCGCTAGATTTACTGGTTCAATCATTGCAGGATTAACTGGTTTGATAATTGCTGGAGTTGTTTTAGGTTCTGAAGGATCAGCAAATAATGAATATTTTTTAATGGGTAAAATAAGTGGTTGTATTGCAGTTACAACAACATTAATATCATGTTGGGGATTGGCTCCATTTGCAAAAAAAGCTAGAAGACCTTCAGGGAAAGTAGAAGCTATAACACTTCAATTCAAAAGAATCTTCAGAAATAAAAAATTTCTCAAAGTTATTACTCTTTATATTCTACTTTGGTGCGCCTTACAATTGATGCAAACTGTAGCTTTAATCTATGTAGAGGATGTACTTAAGGTGCCAACAGATATTGCGAAATGGATCCCAATACCTTTTCAAATTAGCGCCTTAGTAGGTTTACAAATATGGACCAGAGTATCAAATCAATTAAATAGAATTTCAGCCTTAAACTATGGAGCGATTATATGGATCATTTCATGTACGGCAGCATTATTTTTACCTTCTTTATCAAATATTCCTGAAGTTGGTAATAGTATATTTCTAAATGCTAGTAACATAATTTTTTTCATTCTTTTAATTTCCATAATCTGTCTAATTGGCATTGGAGCTGCAACTGCTTTTCTCATCCCTTGGTCACTACTTCCTGATGCAATAGACGAAGATCCAGAGAAACCAGCTGGATTATATACTGCTTGGATGGTACTTATTCAGAAGATTGGGATTGCATTAAGTGTTCAATTATTAGGCTTTTTGTTGTATTTGTCTGGTTATCAATCATGCTTTGTTGATAAAGATAGTTTTAATATTGTTGAACAATGTACCTCAGCACAATTAACTATTAGACTATGTATTGGCTTTATACCCTCAGTATTGGTAATAATTGGTCTTTTAATAATGCGGAAATGGGATCGAAAATTAATTACGAACTAATATAAAGATATGAATTACCTTAAGTTTTTTAACAGACTTTTAAGCAGCTTAATTATTGGCGGGCAAGCAATTAATTTTATCTTTAGAGGTAAAATATCTAAAAATGATCTTTTTGACCAACTAATGGAGTCAGGTCCTGGAAGTTTATTAATTGTATTAATTACAGGAATTGCTGCAGGTACAGTCTTTAATATTCAAGTTGCGTCACAACTTACAAGTATGGGGGTTTCGAGTGAAATAGGAGGTTTACTTGCAGTAGGAATGGCGAGAGAAATGGCTCCCCTTCTAACGGCTACTTTAATGACTGGAAAGGTTGCAACCGCTTACGCTGCTCAAATAGGTACGATGAAAGTTACAGAACAAATTGAGGCTATAACAATGTTAAGAACCGAGCCAGTCCAATATTTGGTGGTTCCAAGGTTACTATCGATGGTAATCATGTCACCGATACAGTGTCTTTTGTTTTTATCTGTAGCTTTGTGGAGTGGACAAATATGGAGCACAATTTTTTATAAAGTCCCCCCAATAATTTTTTGGACATCAGTAAGATCAGGTAATGTGAGTTTAACTAGCACAGACTTAACTGCAATGTTAATAAAATCTGTAGTTTTCGGATTACTTATTTCAATTATTGCTTGTGGTTATGGACTCACTACTAAAGGTGGACCAAAAGAAGTTGGGACAAGTACAACTGGTGCGGTTGTAATGACTCTCGTTACTGTATCTTTAATGGATGTATTATTAACACAAATTTTATTTGGATAATTCAATGTTCACCACTAAATCAAAAAAAGAAGAACCAGTAATAATTTCACCATCATTTCAATTACCAATCATTCTAATAATTTTAAGTTTTATGCTTTTATTTTTAAATATTGGTTCTTTGCCAACAATAGTTTTTGCATCTTTTAGCTTTTTTTTATTACTTCAATCATTTACCTTAAGAATAAAAATAACAAGTGATGATTTTATCGTTTTACAATTTGGTAAAGAGATTAGAACTTTTCCATTCAAGAACTGGATATCTTGGAAATTCTTTTTTCCTATAATTCCAGGTATTTTTTATTTTAGAGAAAAATCTAGTCCTCATTTATTACCAATATTATTTAATCCAAAGCAATTAAAAGACGAACTTCTAAAAAAAGTTGACTCTCTGGAAATTAAAAATTCCTAAAAATTAATGTTTGCTTAATCATCAAATTTATTTAAATGAACAATACAGAAATTTCAAACAATAATCCTGAGAAGGAATTAAAAATAGAAAAAACAATTTCAGACGATAAAACCAAACCAATTACTAGAAAAAATTCAACACAAAATAAAAAAATTGCTTCAAAAAACGATAAATCAAATAAATCATTCCATGAAATTTCTAATGAGATTTTTAGTGATCTCGTTTCAAAAAAAGACTCTTTAGTTAATGAAATAAAAGAGTTAGAAACAAAAAAAAATGAATTAGAACAAGATATTGAGTCAAATTTTAAAGGACAGTCAGATAATATCGCTAAAAAAGTTAAAGGCTTTCAAGAGTACCTAACTGGGGCTTTGCAGAATCTTTCACAAAACGTTGAGAAACTTGAATTAGTCTCTCAACCAATAATCGTAAAACCATCTCCGCTTGATGAAAAAAAGCAAGATAATAAAGAAAATAATGTGGTTAATGTTCCCGCTCTTTCTGAAACATTTAAGCCAGATGAAGAGATTATAAAAAATTGCTTTTCAACTTTTACAGAACAGCCTGATTTTTATGCTGAACCTTGGAAGTTGAGACGAAGTCTTGATTCATCAGATATAGAAATAATGTATGATTGGTTCTTTAACATGGGTGGTAGAGGCTCTCTTGAAAGTAGAGGATCTCGACAAAAAAATGCCTTATTATCCGCTGGTTTAATATCTATTCTTGGCGAATTATATGGAGATCAGTTTCAGACTCTTATCTTAGCTTCGCAGCCAGAAAGATTAGGAGAATGGAGAAGAATTCTTCAAGACTCACTCGGCCTCACAAGAGATGACTTTGGACCTAATAGTGGGATTGTTCTTTTCGAAAGGCCTGAAGGTGTCATCGAAAGAGCTGATAGATTAGAAGCTAATGAAGAATTACCATTTATTATTATTGATGCAGCGGAAACATCTGTTGAAATTCCAATACTTCAATTCCCATTGTGGCTTGCATTCGCCGGTTCAAATAATGAAATTTACGACGATCTTGAACTAAACTAATCTTTATGAATATTTTAATAATCATTGCAAGTTATCTTTTAGGTTCCCTGCCCACAGGTTTTTTAGTTGGAAAATATCTAAAAGATATAGATCTAAGAACTATAGGTTCTGGATCTACAGGTGCCACAAATGTCTTAAGAAATGTAGGGAAATGGCCAGCACTTTTTGTTTTTATTATTGACGTTGGAAAGGGTCTTTTTGCAGTAAAAATTGCTCAATATTATACAGATCAAGGATTAATAGAAGTAATTGCAGGTATATCCGCCATTGCAGGACACATATGGCCTATATGGCTTAAAGGGAAAGGAGGAAAAGCTGTAGCAACTGGACTAGGGATGTTTTTAGCTCTTTCTTGGAAAGTTGGACTAGCTTCTCTTGGGATTTTTCTTATAGTATTAGCAAAAACTAAATTTGTATCATTATCCAGTATTTCAGCTGCAATATTACTTCCTGTTTTTATGTTTTTTTACCTAGGTAATTTTATTCACTCGTACTTTTTTATAAGTTTTATTGTCTCATTATTAGTTATCTGGAAACATAGAACAAATATAACAAGATTGCTTAAGGGAGAAGAATCCAAAATCAATGAGAATTAATAGATTCAAATATTTCCAAGAGAGCTTTATTTGGATTTAGAGCTTTTGATATTGATCTACCGATAACCAATTTAGAAGCACCATTTGCTATGGCTTCAACTGGAGTCATAATTCTATTTTGATCATCTTTATTTTCAATTTTTAATCTAATACCCGGTGTAATTAGTTCAAAATTATTCTTATAAATCGATCTCAAAATTTTTGCTTCCCAAGGGGAACAGACACACCCATCTAATCCAGCATCAAATGATAACTTTGCGAGTCTCAATACATTATCCTCAATTGAATTCTTCCTATCAAGATCAGTTTGAAAATCTTTAAGAGAAAAACTTGTTAATACAGTTATGCCAACAATAAATGGAGGTTTTAGATTTGATAAGGCTGCACCTTCTAAAGATGCCTTTTTTGAATCCTTAAGAGCTTTAAGACCCGCTGAAGCATGCACAGAAATTATATCAACCCCTAATTTTGATACTTGGTAACATGCTGCACTCATGGTATTTGGAATATCATGAAATTTTAAATCTAAAAAAATTTTTTTATTTAAAGCTTTCAATATTTTAATAACTCTAGGACCTTCCCTAACAAAAAGCTCTAAACCCACTTTCACCCACTTAATATTAGGACATTTTTCTAGAAGTAATTTTGCTTGACTTAGATCTAGTCCATCAATTGCTAATATTATTTTATCTTGTGAATTAAATCTTTTGTTCATTTATTTTTAGTTTTCAAACCTCTTAATTACTTTTTTTCCAATTTGCAAAATTTTACCCTCTAAATCTTTTTTTGAATCAAAAACCAGATCAGGATTTGTTACTTTCTGGCTATCAATCTTTACACCACCTCCTTTAATAGATCTTTTGGACTCACTGCTAGATTTAAATAATTTTAAAGCACTTAGCAAGTAAAAAAATTTAACCGGAAAAGCGATCTCTCTTAATGAAATCTCTGGAATCTCTCCAACTTTCTCTTTATGTCCAAGGAATAATTTTTCGCAATTTGATTGCGCTTTTAATGCTTCTTCAGCCCCATGGAATAAAGTAGTAACTTCTAAAGCCATTCTTCTCTGTAATTCACGAGGATTTGATTTTTCAATGAAACTTAAATCTAATTCAGTAAGTAATTCAAAATAGGTGGGTATTATATGATCGGGCACTTTTTCTAATTTTGAATACATTGAAAGAGGATCTTCAGTTAAACCTACTGTGTTAAATTCAGATTTACTCATCTTCTTAATTCCATCTAAACCTGTCAAAATTGGCAGCAGAACACCAAATTGCGGGTCTTGTTTAAAATGCCTTTGAAGATCTCTTCCTATCGCAATATTAAATCTCTGATCTGTACCTCCAAGCTCAATATCTGATTGAACAACTACCGAATCGTAACCTTGTAATAGTGGATATAAGAATTCATGCAAAGCAATTGGAACTTGCGAAGTGTACCTTTTATTAAATTCCTCCTTAGCTAGCATTTGACTAACTGTTGCACTCCCCATTAATTCAATTATCAAATTAAGATTTAATCCTTTTAACCATTCACTGTTATATCTAACTTCTATTCTATCTTTTGAATCAAAATCTAAAATAGATTCATTGGCTGGCTTTCCCATCCCTAGTTGAGTTAAGTATGTTTTTGCATTATCCTTAACTTGTTTTTCCGATAACTGAACTCTTGTTTTGTTTTTTCCGGTTGGGTCTCCAATTTGAGCAGTAAAATCCCCAATAATTAAAACTGCAATATGTCCATTATCTTGGAATGCCCTAAGTTTTTTAAACAATATGCTGTGCCCAAGATGAATATCTGTTCCAGTTGGATCGATCCCGAGTTTAACCCTTAATTTTTTATTATTTTTTTTCGCATGATCAATTATCTCCGAAAAGGTTTGATCTGTTCCCTTAATTGGAAAATATTCTTCTATTCCTCTTGACAGCCATGATGGCAATATTAAATTATCTGACATGAAGCTTTAACCGTTAAATTTAAGAAGTTTTATCAAGTTCATCCTTCATTCTTATTAAGGTTTTATTCATTTGATCGAACATTTGATCAGGAGTAATCCCAAATTGACTTAACTGCGTCTTTAATTGTTCTACTGTCATTTTTGCTTGAAAATCTTCGGACAATTCAAATCTCTTCATAAAAACCTTATAACGATCCATAAGAGATTCCATTTTTTTTATAAACATTTTTTTCCCTTCTCTGTCAAATTTGCCATAATCAGAACCAAGTTTCATAAGTTCTTGGTAATCTGTAAAAAGCTTTTTAGCTTCTTCTTGAACGATGTCTGACTCAAAAAATCCCATTTCTATTTTTTTACTTCGCAAGATTAAGGCTCAATTACAAGATAACAAGAATCTTTTAAATTGATTAGAACATTAATAAATTTTAGTTTATAAATAATTCTTTGATTTATATTTTTTCAGAATTAAATTTAGTAGACATGTTTCATAAATATTGGAAAAATTTAACGTAAATAATATTTCAAACCAAAATAGACAATTTGAACTATTTGGTTCAAATGTAAATACATCAATTAATTTTCAACACTCAAATAATCTAAAAATCAAAGGCGAAATCCTAACTGAATGGAGAAATAGAATATATAATCACCAATTCAAAATTTCAAAAGATACTCACAATAAAACTTTGCACCAAACAAGTCTTCCTGTAAGTAAAATTTCCAATGAAAGAAAAATTGATCCGTTTTCTCTACAGCCATTATCATTGAACTTTTGGAGAACCAATCAACATATACACAATGGCCCAGCAATGTATTTTGTAATTGACTCGATGGAGAGTTCTAAAATAATCCTATATATAGGAGAAACAAATTCAGCAAATAAGAGATGGAAGGGAGAACATGACTGTAAAAATTACCTCATGAACTATAAAGAAGCCCTAGCTCATAACAAACTCACAAGTCACCAAGATATTCGTTTCTTCTTAGATGTACCTAAAGAAGTAAAATTAAGACGTAAATTAGAACAGCAACTGATATATTTATGGTTACCACCTTTTAATAAAGAAACTCGAGATAGGTGGGCAACTACTTTCACAAACAACTAAAAGTTAATTAAATCGATTTTACAAATGCAATTTTCCACATTCCAAAAAAATCTAGATAACTGGCAAGGTGCTTCATTAATTTTTGGAGTTTTAGAGGAAGAAATTGCAAGTCAACTTGAAAACATAAAATTTGTTGTTGACACAAAATTATTACTAAAAAAAGTTACTCAAAAAAAATTCAAAGGAGAAAAAGGAAAAACTTTAAACTTTGAATTTTTAGATCAAAAATTAGAAACTTTAATCATAGTTGGCCTTGGCAAATCAAAAGACCTAAATAAAAGTGATATAGAAAACTCTATAGGAAATCTAGTTAGGAAAACTGTTGATAAAAACGAAAAAATCAGCATCTTGCTACCTTGGGAATTAATAAATTCACAACTAGAAATAAATCAATTAGCAGAGTCAGCCAGATTATCTGCCTATAAGGACAATAGATTCAATAAGAAAAAAGATGAAAAGAAAGTCCTTAAAGAAATAGAGTTTTTGAATTTAAAAAAAATTGAGAATATTAACTTTGAAGAGACAGCACAAATATGTGAAGGTGTAGAACTAGCTAGAAGACTTGTAGCCGCCCCTCCTAATAGTCTTACACCTCAGGAAATGTCTATACAAGCTACTCAAATAGCTAAAGATCATGGTTTGGAAGTGAAAATTTTAGAGGCAAAAGATTGTGAAGATTTAGGAATGGGTGCATATTTAGCTGTAGCAAAAGGTTCTGATCTAGATCCTAAATTTATACATCTTACTTTAAAGTCAGAGGGGCCTATAAAAGAAAGGATTGCGCTTGTTGGGAAGGGTTTAACCTTTGATTCTGGAGGATACAATCTGAAAGTAGGGGCTTCTCAAATTGAAATGATGAAATATGATATGGGCGGAAGCGCTGCAGTT
This window of the Prochlorococcus sp. MIT 1314 genome carries:
- a CDS encoding DUF3086 domain-containing protein, producing the protein MNNTEISNNNPEKELKIEKTISDDKTKPITRKNSTQNKKIASKNDKSNKSFHEISNEIFSDLVSKKDSLVNEIKELETKKNELEQDIESNFKGQSDNIAKKVKGFQEYLTGALQNLSQNVEKLELVSQPIIVKPSPLDEKKQDNKENNVVNVPALSETFKPDEEIIKNCFSTFTEQPDFYAEPWKLRRSLDSSDIEIMYDWFFNMGGRGSLESRGSRQKNALLSAGLISILGELYGDQFQTLILASQPERLGEWRRILQDSLGLTRDDFGPNSGIVLFERPEGVIERADRLEANEELPFIIIDAAETSVEIPILQFPLWLAFAGSNNEIYDDLELN
- the plsY gene encoding glycerol-3-phosphate 1-O-acyltransferase PlsY; this translates as MNILIIIASYLLGSLPTGFLVGKYLKDIDLRTIGSGSTGATNVLRNVGKWPALFVFIIDVGKGLFAVKIAQYYTDQGLIEVIAGISAIAGHIWPIWLKGKGGKAVATGLGMFLALSWKVGLASLGIFLIVLAKTKFVSLSSISAAILLPVFMFFYLGNFIHSYFFISFIVSLLVIWKHRTNITRLLKGEESKINEN
- the pyrF gene encoding orotidine-5'-phosphate decarboxylase; the protein is MNKRFNSQDKIILAIDGLDLSQAKLLLEKCPNIKWVKVGLELFVREGPRVIKILKALNKKIFLDLKFHDIPNTMSAACYQVSKLGVDIISVHASAGLKALKDSKKASLEGAALSNLKPPFIVGITVLTSFSLKDFQTDLDRKNSIEDNVLRLAKLSFDAGLDGCVCSPWEAKILRSIYKNNFELITPGIRLKIENKDDQNRIMTPVEAIANGASKLVIGRSISKALNPNKALLEIFESINSH
- the tyrS gene encoding tyrosine--tRNA ligase; amino-acid sequence: MSDNLILPSWLSRGIEEYFPIKGTDQTFSEIIDHAKKNNKKLRVKLGIDPTGTDIHLGHSILFKKLRAFQDNGHIAVLIIGDFTAQIGDPTGKNKTRVQLSEKQVKDNAKTYLTQLGMGKPANESILDFDSKDRIEVRYNSEWLKGLNLNLIIELMGSATVSQMLAKEEFNKRYTSQVPIALHEFLYPLLQGYDSVVVQSDIELGGTDQRFNIAIGRDLQRHFKQDPQFGVLLPILTGLDGIKKMSKSEFNTVGLTEDPLSMYSKLEKVPDHIIPTYFELLTELDLSFIEKSNPRELQRRMALEVTTLFHGAEEALKAQSNCEKLFLGHKEKVGEIPEISLREIAFPVKFFYLLSALKLFKSSSESKRSIKGGGVKIDSQKVTNPDLVFDSKKDLEGKILQIGKKVIKRFEN
- a CDS encoding DUF1825 family protein — encoded protein: MGFFESDIVQEEAKKLFTDYQELMKLGSDYGKFDREGKKMFIKKMESLMDRYKVFMKRFELSEDFQAKMTVEQLKTQLSQFGITPDQMFDQMNKTLIRMKDELDKTS
- a CDS encoding leucyl aminopeptidase codes for the protein MQFSTFQKNLDNWQGASLIFGVLEEEIASQLENIKFVVDTKLLLKKVTQKKFKGEKGKTLNFEFLDQKLETLIIVGLGKSKDLNKSDIENSIGNLVRKTVDKNEKISILLPWELINSQLEINQLAESARLSAYKDNRFNKKKDEKKVLKEIEFLNLKKIENINFEETAQICEGVELARRLVAAPPNSLTPQEMSIQATQIAKDHGLEVKILEAKDCEDLGMGAYLAVAKGSDLDPKFIHLTLKSEGPIKERIALVGKGLTFDSGGYNLKVGASQIEMMKYDMGGSAAVLGAAKALGAIKPKGLEIHFIVAACENMINGSAVHPGDVVKASNGKTIEINNTDAEGRLTLADALTYASNLKPDSIIDLATLTGAIVVALGNDVAGFWSNNDDLANGLKAASSQSGEELWQMPLQKSYKEGLKSHIADMKNTGPRAGGSITAALFLEEFFDKEIKWAHIDIAGTCWTDKNKGINPSGATGFGVKTLVQWIKNK